A window of Sporohalobacter salinus genomic DNA:
CTTCCATATGATTATCCAAGTCTTGATATAAAGTACCTCCATAATATATATTTATTAATTGCATCCCCCTACAAATCCCTAATGTAGGTTTGTCTGCTTTAATTGCTTTTTTAAGTAACTCAATTTCAAACTCATCTCTTTGAGGAATTATTTTACCACATTTTTTTTAGGCCTTTGATTATAAAGACCAGGATCAAGATCTTCTCCTCCACTAAATAAAAATCCATCACACTTCTTTACAATATTATCTATATAACTGCTATCCGTTATATTACATAACATTATAGGAGTTCCCCCAGCTTTTTGTATTCCACGCACATAATCCATAGTACACATAGCCATATCTTGGCCTGTAAAACCACGACTTCTTGTTTCTAAATCACCTAATTCATTACTAG
This region includes:
- a CDS encoding gamma-glutamyl-gamma-aminobutyrate hydrolase family protein (Members of this family of hydrolases with an active site Cys residue belong to MEROPS family C26.), whose product is MKPLIGVTNYYVTSNELGDLETRSRGFTGQDMAMCTMDYVRGIQKAGGTPIMLCNITDSSYIDNIVKKCDGFLFSGGEDLDPGLYNQRPKKNVVK